A region from the Salminus brasiliensis chromosome 22, fSalBra1.hap2, whole genome shotgun sequence genome encodes:
- the LOC140544290 gene encoding epithelial cell adhesion molecule-like, with the protein MTSPGNLVLFLLLFVGRSHACSCGSLSWVTCDEPSCQCYINVGEGQRQILNCTAEIPKCFLMKAEMYRLRHPSSSQNKPTETALADSDELYDPDCESNGLFKAKQCNNIDVCWCVDSAGVHTSDKGDRNLNCDELVETDQGRNQLNHKKISKPLETSPLQSFLAHAIQDQKQVSKMKVKYDANARLITLDLKNDIGDHTQDLSGLGYYMKEDIDQMMFEGTGQKLEIDNIVVYYEEEEKEEEEEEAPTAGMQKLTFGILTITVVLVLAAVLGLLFLFLVRRQKRGQYEKAQTSEMEDI; encoded by the exons ATGACTTCACCTGGAAACCTGGtgctctttttgttgttgttcgtGGGACGATCACACGCTT GCTCCTGTGGCTCTCTGAGCTGGGTCACTTGTGATGAACCTTCATGCCAGTGTTATATCAATGTTGGTGAAGGGCAAAGGCAAATTCTTAACTGCACTGCAG AGATTCCAAAATGCTTTCTGATGAAGGCAGAGATGTACCGCCTTCGACATCCTTCATCCTCGCAGAATAAGCCCACAGAAACAGCTCTGGCTGATAGCGATGAACTTTACGATCCAGATTGTGAGTCCAACGGGCTCTTCAAGGCCAAGCAGTGTAATAACATTGATGTCTGCTGGTGTGTCGACAGTGCGGGAGTGCACACCTCTGACAAGGGTGACAGAAACCTGAATTGTGATGAGCTGGTGGAGACAGA cCAGGGTCGTAACCAGTTGAACCACAAAAAGATCAGTAAACCCCTAGAGACTTCCCCGCTGCAGAG TTTTCTTGCCCATGCCATTCAGGACCAGAAGCAGGTCAGCAAGATGAAGGTCAAG TATGATGCTAATGCCCGTCTCATCACTCTGGATTTGAAAAATGACATTGGAGATCATACACAGGACCTGTCTGGATTGGGCTATTACATGAAGGAAGAT ATTGACCAAATGATGTTTGAGGGCACAGGTCAAAAGCTGGAGATAGACAACATTGTGGTATActatgaggaggaggagaaggaggaagaggaggaggaggcaccCACTGCTGGAATGCAGAAGCTCACATTTGGAATCCTTACGATCACTGTTGTGCTCGTCCTGGCCGCTGTTCTTGGGCTTCTCTTTCTG TTCCTGGTCAGAAGACAAAAGCGAGGCCAATATGAAAAGGCTCAG acGAGTGAAATGGAGGACATTTAG